One window from the genome of Sebastes umbrosus isolate fSebUmb1 chromosome 12, fSebUmb1.pri, whole genome shotgun sequence encodes:
- the si:dkey-29d8.3 gene encoding uncharacterized protein si:dkey-29d8.3 — MKDISLARIVVIILCTVVFIAVLIVNALAGTGRGPFHSSTGNVSARYETGITPAGWTFSIWGVIYTWLTLMVIYLTSFVFRGSWAQCLLPYTFYFCWLANMVMNMIWLLLWDRELMLAALVVLILIAISNYAALFFCCFATDYYGLWLKTYHRRDLACLRILVQNGLALYTTWTSIASLINFSLVLHLWGVDRSTAATASLCILFAEVVAWFLLENWVLDRWVRYILTVYPVVIVALVGNVLKHFNPADPTPNSVFMIVLLVLACVLLVSRICTVIWRHYRRPLNSPGSARLMVSPLDGRKFMIFT, encoded by the exons ATGAAGGACATTAGCCTGGCCCGAATTGTAGTTATTATCTTGTGTACGGTGGTTTTTATTGCCGTTTTAATAGTTAACGCTTTGGCCGGAACGGGCAGAG GTCCCTTCCATTCCTCCACAGGTAATGTGTCAGCCCGCTATGAGACAGGCATCACTCCAGCTGGCTGGACCTTCTCCATCTGGGGGGTCATCTATACCTGGCTCACCCTGATGGTCATATACCTCACATCATTTGTATTCAGAGG ATCCTGGGCTCAGTGTCTGCTGCCATACACCTTCTATTTTTGCTGGCTGGCCAACATGGTGATGAACATGATATGGTTGCTGCTGTGGGACAGAGA GTTGATGCTGGCGGCTCTGGTTGTGTTAATCCTGATAGCGATTTCCAACTACGCTGCTCTGTTCTTCTGTTGCTTTGCCACAGATTACTATGGCCTCTGGTTAAAGACATACCATCGCAGAGACCTGGCCTGTCTCAGAATACTG GTCCAGAATGGTTTGGCTCTCTACACCACATGGACTTCCATCGCTTCTCTGATCAACTTTTCTCTGGTTCTCCACCTGTGGGGTGTGGACAGGAGCACGGCAGCAACAGCTTCTCTGTGCATCCTGTTTGCAGAGGTGGTGGCATG GTTCCTCCTTGAGAACTGGGTGCTGGACCGGTGGGTGCGGTACATCCTGACGGTGTACCCTGTGGTGATCGTGGCTCTGGTTGGAAACGTCCTCAAACATTTCAACCCCGCTGATCCCACTCCGAATTCAGTGTTCATGA TCGTACTGCTGGTGTTAGCGTGCGTCCTGCTGGTTTCCCGCATCTGTACCGTCATCTGGAGACACTACAGGCGGCCTCTCAACTCCCCAGGCTCAGCACGGCTGATGGTTTCACCCCTCGATGGCAGAAAATTCATGATCTTTACTTAA